The following proteins are co-located in the Clostridiales bacterium genome:
- a CDS encoding ISLre2 family transposase — translation MMLITTKTNNGGTLMNNSITEIAELIIRSFEENFEKMLMEKKDISEFVIETKKILDQVGTILAKEALEMMDSLVKGDSRRKKNWYVHEKAAPNTLATIFGEVHYHRTYYKHKTETEYRYLSDELMGIDSYDKMDVALKSRLIEEAIDTPYARSGRKAAETLQISSQSVMNAIRELGPVRNNEVKISRSKETPTILYIEADEDHVALQAGGCSEPKLVYVHEGRTQVGKERWKLQNPRYFGGMYRESEELWNEVADYIDTAYDYDKIEKIYLSGDGASWIKSGATIINKSIFVLDRYHLNKAVKTAGAHIENAEREIWRALKREDKEYLKVVFETILDAAETETKAQSVKEAKTYIMNHWENIKYHYSKDYSGCSAEGHISHIYSDRLSSRPLGWSREGVDQMARLRVFAENGGNLFDLALRKKQERIRETRAIELDLKVCRKKIRKVSGETIDNLPALNSGKRTQLALALRGLRGV, via the coding sequence ATGATGTTAATAACCACAAAAACAAATAACGGAGGCACTCTTATGAACAATAGTATAACTGAAATTGCAGAATTAATCATCAGGAGTTTTGAGGAAAACTTCGAAAAGATGTTGATGGAAAAGAAGGATATCTCCGAATTTGTAATTGAGACTAAGAAAATACTGGACCAAGTAGGAACGATTCTAGCGAAGGAAGCGCTGGAAATGATGGATTCTCTTGTGAAAGGAGATTCTCGTCGAAAGAAGAACTGGTATGTTCATGAGAAGGCTGCACCCAACACCCTTGCGACCATATTTGGTGAGGTTCATTATCATAGAACGTACTACAAGCATAAAACCGAAACGGAATATCGATATTTATCGGATGAACTGATGGGAATCGACTCCTACGACAAAATGGATGTTGCCTTGAAATCCAGACTGATTGAAGAAGCGATTGATACCCCGTACGCAAGAAGTGGCAGGAAAGCTGCCGAGACACTACAGATTTCAAGCCAGAGTGTTATGAACGCCATAAGGGAACTAGGCCCGGTCAGGAATAACGAAGTGAAAATTTCAAGATCAAAAGAAACGCCTACAATCCTCTACATTGAAGCTGACGAAGATCATGTTGCGCTTCAGGCTGGCGGCTGTTCAGAGCCAAAGCTTGTGTATGTGCATGAAGGCAGGACACAGGTCGGAAAAGAAAGGTGGAAACTGCAGAACCCGAGATATTTCGGTGGAATGTACAGGGAATCAGAAGAACTCTGGAACGAAGTAGCAGACTACATTGATACCGCCTATGACTATGATAAGATTGAAAAAATATATTTGTCCGGGGATGGAGCAAGCTGGATAAAGTCAGGAGCAACCATAATCAACAAAAGTATTTTCGTACTTGACCGATACCACCTGAACAAGGCGGTAAAAACAGCAGGAGCGCATATTGAAAACGCTGAGAGGGAAATATGGAGAGCCCTTAAAAGAGAAGACAAAGAATACCTAAAGGTCGTATTTGAAACCATCCTGGATGCAGCAGAAACAGAGACAAAGGCACAATCGGTGAAAGAAGCAAAGACCTATATCATGAATCATTGGGAAAACATTAAGTATCACTATTCCAAGGATTATTCGGGCTGCAGTGCCGAAGGGCACATTAGCCATATCTATTCAGATCGGCTCAGTTCCAGGCCGCTGGGATGGAGCCGTGAGGGAGTCGATCAGATGGCAAGACTCCGAGTCTTTGCTGAAAACGGAGGTAATCTATTCGATCTGGCGCTAAGAAAGAAACAAGAACGAATCAGAGAGACAAGAGCCATTGAACTGGACTTAAAAGTATGCAGAAAAAAGATACGAAAAGTCAGTGGAGAGACAATCGATAACCTGCCTGCTCTAAATTCAGGAAAACGCACTCAACTGGCATTAGCATTACGAGGACTCAGGGGAGTTTAA